The genomic stretch CCTCATCATATGTGCTTTTAATAATTCCCTTAGGCGGTATTGTCCTGTTGCCATCTTCTTCTCTTACTTTGATAATTATTTCTATTTTATTTCTCGCAGGCAATCTTGTTTTCTTTTTAACGCCGGAGTATCTGATATGGAAGTCTGCCCAAAGGCGTAAGCAGGATGAGATGGAGAGGGCTGTGTATGCTGACAGAACTCAGCCGTCTGAGAAAAAAGCATGGGATGACGTCTCAGATATGTCAACCGTGGATATGCCTGCCGCAGGCGCTGGTTTAGCAGCCTCATCAGCTGTTTTTGATAATGACTTATCTTATCACGACGACACCATTGCTGTCTATAAAGATGATACATACGAGGATAAAGACGCAGAGTCACCCACTGTAACACCACATTCTGAAGAGGAAGAAACCCTTACAATCAACAAGGATGAGCTTGGGTTTGAAGTCGTGGATGATGATTTATCACAGGCTGATGAGCAGTATGATTTGAGCGGGGGATTGGACACTAAAACCGATGATGAGGACTATGAGACCGTCTCGGGAATAAGTCTTAAGCAAGGGGAAAGTGCTGAAGATGAACACGATGAAACGGTAGGTATGATTCCATCTGATGAAGAATTCAGGCTTGATGACGACTTTAAACTCCATGATGAGGCAGGCCATGAGGATTTTGATATTTCACCTGAATTAGACATTGACCTTAGCGGCGAAACATCTATGGAGGCAGGAATTGAAGAAGAACATAAAACTTTGGATATAGGCGGTGAGATGGATTTATCATCTTCCCTGGAAATAGATTTAGGTGATACCCCTGAGGGTAGTAAGGAGCCCTCCGGTGTGACTGCCTCACAGGACGAGCAATTTAATTTTGATAAAAATGAGGACTTTGAAATAAAAGATGAGGACTATGATTATTCTGATGATTCCACTATTGTGTTGGACCAGGATATAGATGACTTTGGAATTGATATAGATGATAATGCACGGTCACAAATGTCTGAGCAGACGCGTGAGATTATAGCATCATTTGCCTCAAAGCCGGATACTAAATTTGCCGTGGATGATGAGCCCACTATGAAAATCCCCTCAGATGATATAGGTTTAACCTCAGAGGAGGGCGGGGCGGCTGATTTGGATAGTATCCCCGATCTGGAACTTTCTCTTGATGATGAACCGGTGCTTAAAGCCGCCTCAGATGATATAGGTTTAACCTCAGAGGAGGGCGGGGCGGCTGATTTGGATAGTATCCCCGATCTGGAACTTTCCCTTGATGATGAACCGGTGCTTAAAGCCGCCTCAGATGATATAGGTTTAGCCTCAGAGGAGGGCGGGACGGCTGATTTGGATAGTATCCCCGATCTGGAGCTTTCCCTTGATGATGAACCGGTGCTTAAGGCCTCCTCAGATGATATTGGTTTAACCTCCGAGGAGGGTGGGGCGGCTGATTTGGATAGTATCCCTGATCTGGAACTTTCCCTTGATGATGAACCGGTGCTTAAAGCCGCCTCAGATGATATAGGTTTAACCTCCGAGGAGGGCGGGGCGGCTGATTTGGATAGTATCCCTGATCTGGAGCTTGCCCTTGATGATGAGCCGGTGCTTAAAGCCGCCTCAGATGATATAGGTTTAGCCTCAGAGGAGGGCGGGGCGGTTGATTTGGATAGTATCCCTGATCTGGAACTTTCCCTTGATGATGAACCGGTGCTGAGCGACTTAGCACAGGACGGAAATTTAACTATCGCTGATGCAGGAAATTTGAATTTGGATGACAAAGCAGGGTTGGAACTTGCTCTTGATGACGGCATTGATATTGACCTATCAGAAATACAGCAGGATAAGACTCCTATGGGTGACAACCTTACTGCCGGCTTTGTGCCGGTCACTGATGAGGAGGAGACGGTTGTGCCTGTTAATTTTTCTTTATCGGATTATGACTTGTCATTGAACGAATCCACTGTGGAGATTATCAACCCGGATGATGAGTATATAGATGAGAGTTTTAACGGTATTGAAATAAACCAGGAAGAGACACTGCCGGATCTTTCCGCCCAATTGGATATTGCAGGCAGTGATGATATATCCACTGACGAGAAGCCGGATTCTGCTGAGAAACCGGATAAAGAACATAATGGTGATGCCGGAGTCAGTGGTAAAAATCGCGGCGGGAAGAAACCACGTGGTTAAGAGTGCTCAATTGCAGGAGACCGAAGGAGCATAAGAAGGAGAAACTTATGGCATACAGAGATATCCGTGATTTTATAGGGCTGCTTAAAAAGAAGGGTCTCATAAGGTATATTAGTACAGAGGTTGACCCTGAGCTTGAAATAACGGAAATAAACGACCGGTTTGTAAAAAAAGGCGGGGAAGCTCTTTTTTTTGAAAACTGTAAGGGCGCTGAATTCCCATGTGTTGTTAATCTTTTCGGCACTTTTGAAAGGATGTGCCTTGCTCTTGAGGTTGATAAATTAGATGATATAGGTGCGGAGATTCTTGAGTTTTTGGAGCCCGAAATACCAACAAATTTGATATCCAAATTAATGGCCCTTCCAAAACTTAAACAGCTTGCCGATTTCTTGCCAAAGTACGTCAAAACAGGCCCATGTAAGGATGTTATAAAAAAGGGGGATAATTTGTCCTTAAATATATTTCCAATTCTAAAGACCTGGCCTGATGACGGAGGCAGATTCATAACCCTTCCTATGGTCTTTACAAAGGACCCTGAAAGCGGAGAGCGTAACTGCGGTATGTACCGTATGCACGTCTATGATGAGCGCACTACCGGTATGCACTGGCACATGCACAAAGACGGAGCAAGACACTACCGTAAGGCGGAGCAGTTGGGCAAACCCCTTGAGGCAGCCGTGGCAATAGGCGCTGACCCCGCCGTTATGTACTCATCCACAGCGCCGCTTCCCGAGGGTATTGATGAAATGCTGTTTGCCGGTTTTTTGAGAAAATCGGCGGTAGAGCTTGTTAAATGTGAAACTGTGGATTTGGAGGTTCCGGCTAATTCCGAAATAGTTCTTGAGGGATACGTTAATCCGTTTGAGAGAAGAGTTGAGGGGCCCTTTGGCGACCACACCGGATACTATTCACTAAAAGATGACTTCCCTGTTTTTCATATTACATGCATAACGCATCGTAAAGACGCTATATATCCGGCAACCATAGTGGGAAAACCCCCGATGGAAGACTGTTTTATAGCAAAGGCTACGGAGCGGATATTTCTGCCGCTTTTGAAAAAGCAATTGCCGGAGGTGGTCGATATGAATTTGCCACTGGAGGGGGTGTTTCACAACATTGCATTGATTTCCATAGACAAGCGTTACCCGGGACATGCCAGAAAGGTGATGTATGCTCTGTGGGGAATGGGACAGATGAGTTTTACCAAGATGATAGTAATAGTGGATAAGTGGGTGGATGTACAAAACGCATCAGAGGTTGTCTGGAGAATAGGTAATAATGTTGACCCCAGGCGTGATGTTGTTATTTTAGAGGGACCGCTGGATGTGCTTGAACATGCCTCTGCAATTACCGCTTACGGCGGAAA from Nitrospirae bacterium YQR-1 encodes the following:
- a CDS encoding DUF4124 domain-containing protein, which translates into the protein MFGRNAVKLLSALLIFSGFLFFITPVSEAKLYRWTDSKGHVHFTDYPPPEVETPEPVKSPEPTAQPPSPKAAPAASKPTAEVTPKKDVKKSKPDAQKTDTVQSPAPAPTPAETVAASTPPSPEPEQPAATEAPKAETQQPEPQAPVVKKKKIPLMTGKVKEAPKSKIESFFSSLTGDKTQKAQQPKKPAAIFSKPPLYLLIVPVIIFLAALFFGYSLFRIAKMLEVPSPWIGLIPTVNYYMLVTVSSKPIWWIALLLFPLTLPYAFTASYMSLAENLGLERKAGLIHASSYVLLIIPLGGIVLLPSSSLTLIIISILFLAGNLVFFLTPEYLIWKSAQRRKQDEMERAVYADRTQPSEKKAWDDVSDMSTVDMPAAGAGLAASSAVFDNDLSYHDDTIAVYKDDTYEDKDAESPTVTPHSEEEETLTINKDELGFEVVDDDLSQADEQYDLSGGLDTKTDDEDYETVSGISLKQGESAEDEHDETVGMIPSDEEFRLDDDFKLHDEAGHEDFDISPELDIDLSGETSMEAGIEEEHKTLDIGGEMDLSSSLEIDLGDTPEGSKEPSGVTASQDEQFNFDKNEDFEIKDEDYDYSDDSTIVLDQDIDDFGIDIDDNARSQMSEQTREIIASFASKPDTKFAVDDEPTMKIPSDDIGLTSEEGGAADLDSIPDLELSLDDEPVLKAASDDIGLTSEEGGAADLDSIPDLELSLDDEPVLKAASDDIGLASEEGGTADLDSIPDLELSLDDEPVLKASSDDIGLTSEEGGAADLDSIPDLELSLDDEPVLKAASDDIGLTSEEGGAADLDSIPDLELALDDEPVLKAASDDIGLASEEGGAVDLDSIPDLELSLDDEPVLSDLAQDGNLTIADAGNLNLDDKAGLELALDDGIDIDLSEIQQDKTPMGDNLTAGFVPVTDEEETVVPVNFSLSDYDLSLNESTVEIINPDDEYIDESFNGIEINQEETLPDLSAQLDIAGSDDISTDEKPDSAEKPDKEHNGDAGVSGKNRGGKKPRG
- a CDS encoding menaquinone biosynthesis decarboxylase, whose amino-acid sequence is MAYRDIRDFIGLLKKKGLIRYISTEVDPELEITEINDRFVKKGGEALFFENCKGAEFPCVVNLFGTFERMCLALEVDKLDDIGAEILEFLEPEIPTNLISKLMALPKLKQLADFLPKYVKTGPCKDVIKKGDNLSLNIFPILKTWPDDGGRFITLPMVFTKDPESGERNCGMYRMHVYDERTTGMHWHMHKDGARHYRKAEQLGKPLEAAVAIGADPAVMYSSTAPLPEGIDEMLFAGFLRKSAVELVKCETVDLEVPANSEIVLEGYVNPFERRVEGPFGDHTGYYSLKDDFPVFHITCITHRKDAIYPATIVGKPPMEDCFIAKATERIFLPLLKKQLPEVVDMNLPLEGVFHNIALISIDKRYPGHARKVMYALWGMGQMSFTKMIVIVDKWVDVQNASEVVWRIGNNVDPRRDVVILEGPLDVLEHASAITAYGGKLGIDATKKLPSEGFTRQWPPDITMDEKIRELVNRKWKDYGF